Proteins from a genomic interval of Undibacterium parvum:
- the tnpB gene encoding IS66 family insertion sequence element accessory protein TnpB (TnpB, as the term is used for proteins encoded by IS66 family insertion elements, is considered an accessory protein, since TnpC, encoded by a neighboring gene, is a DDE family transposase.), producing the protein MSLPLTPAQVYLAVEPIDMRSGVDGLSLHVQESLGKPPCDGSAYAFRNKNSTRIKLLIWDGTGVWLCMRRLHKGRFVWPQSHDAACVLSNEEWQWLTTGVDWPRLNAPPQSNWRV; encoded by the coding sequence ATGAGCCTGCCACTGACTCCGGCACAGGTGTATCTCGCTGTCGAACCGATCGATATGCGCAGCGGTGTTGACGGACTTTCCCTGCATGTACAAGAAAGTTTGGGTAAGCCACCTTGCGATGGCAGTGCCTATGCATTTCGTAACAAGAATAGCACCCGCATCAAGCTATTGATCTGGGATGGCACCGGTGTTTGGTTATGTATGCGACGCTTGCACAAAGGTCGCTTCGTCTGGCCGCAGAGCCATGATGCGGCGTGTGTCTTGTCGAACGAAGAATGGCAATGGCTCACCACGGGCGTTGACTGGCCCCGACTTAACGCGCCGCCACAATCGAATTGGCGCGTATAA
- the tnpA gene encoding IS66 family insertion sequence element accessory protein TnpA produces MNFNPLKVAFWTKHQQHWAESGLSLSAYCRREAIGYSTFYTWRKRLASIVIDQSVTLATPAVKSPVVSQAKHTSLTTIASTSPRPAMKPCKLVPVSIRASLPEIVLCSPAGWQVTISNHVDLPVLAQLLRQLP; encoded by the coding sequence ATGAATTTCAATCCTCTCAAAGTGGCGTTTTGGACTAAGCATCAGCAGCACTGGGCTGAGAGCGGCTTATCACTGAGCGCGTATTGTCGACGTGAAGCCATCGGCTATTCAACGTTTTATACCTGGCGCAAACGCCTCGCTTCCATCGTTATTGATCAGAGTGTCACACTTGCCACACCCGCTGTAAAATCGCCAGTAGTTTCTCAAGCTAAGCACACCTCCCTCACGACAATCGCATCGACATCGCCGCGGCCAGCCATGAAGCCTTGCAAGTTGGTGCCGGTGTCGATCAGGGCATCACTTCCCGAGATTGTCTTGTGCAGCCCGGCCGGTTGGCAGGTGACTATTTCTAACCATGTTGACTTACCCGTGTTGGCGCAATTGCTGCGGCAACTACCATGA
- a CDS encoding site-specific integrase: MATKTAKIIPLIETKKVQRIKLVQSIPAPMSPLVESYTAAAQSKATQRTYSADIRHFKQHGGTIPATPGMVAEYIAKFADSLAVATLQHRLIAIHRAHTDIGIVSPVMDKTVKRTMQGIRRTFGTAQRRVTALVKDDLLEIMVLVDLQSPIKAARDKALLLIGFAGAFRRSELVALRIEDVTTYDTGLEILIRRSKTDQEGEGRTVFIPNAKGNRCPVKALKRWLELT; this comes from the coding sequence ATGGCTACTAAAACCGCAAAAATAATACCATTGATCGAAACCAAAAAAGTGCAGCGCATCAAGCTAGTTCAATCGATTCCCGCGCCAATGTCGCCGCTCGTTGAAAGCTATACAGCAGCGGCGCAATCAAAAGCCACGCAGCGCACATACAGCGCTGATATACGGCATTTTAAACAGCACGGCGGTACGATACCAGCAACACCAGGTATGGTTGCTGAATACATCGCTAAATTTGCGGATTCATTGGCGGTGGCAACTTTACAGCATCGACTAATCGCCATTCACCGCGCCCACACTGACATTGGCATCGTATCGCCGGTAATGGATAAGACTGTGAAAAGAACGATGCAGGGAATTAGACGCACCTTCGGCACAGCACAACGCCGCGTTACTGCATTGGTAAAAGATGATCTACTAGAAATTATGGTACTGGTGGACTTACAAAGTCCAATAAAAGCTGCACGCGATAAGGCACTGCTATTGATCGGCTTTGCTGGTGCATTCCGTCGTTCTGAACTGGTGGCATTGCGGATTGAAGATGTTACCACTTATGACACTGGATTAGAAATATTGATACGGCGCTCAAAAACTGATCAAGAGGGAGAGGGAAGAACGGTATTTATTCCAAACGCAAAAGGCAATCGTTGTCCGGTGAAAGCACTTAAGCGCTGGCTTGAATTAACGTAA
- a CDS encoding plasmid related protein, giving the protein MATPAVMTHFSENKIEFEQYLIRRHLQSDWGDVPPGDAIANDFAVENGLRILSAYVAANRRFWVITEADRSVTTFLFPEEY; this is encoded by the coding sequence GTGGCAACCCCAGCAGTTATGACGCATTTTAGCGAGAATAAAATTGAATTCGAGCAGTATTTAATTCGACGTCATTTGCAAAGCGATTGGGGCGATGTTCCGCCAGGAGATGCAATTGCAAATGACTTTGCAGTAGAGAACGGGCTTCGCATATTGTCTGCGTATGTCGCAGCTAATAGACGATTCTGGGTGATCACGGAAGCGGATCGTAGTGTTACCACTTTTCTGTTTCCCGAGGAATACTGA
- the tnpC gene encoding IS66 family transposase gives MDIATKLAQFNADPALTQWVMAQLNGAGLAQAEKAALQDQLRRKEHDLHVKECKIQALTLELAYHKRLKFSAKAEAFTVQQRDLFLECEQSDLAAMQAELAQLSSATTPRKPSPTGRRPLPAELPRIEHRHEPESCTCAQCGKDLIKIGEDISEQLDVEPARFFVHRHIRPQYACRACETVTAAAIPPAVIDRSLAAPGLLAWVVIQKYLDHLPLYRIEQISSRHGVGIARSTLAEWVGRIGVALQPLSDRLAEILKQGRVLHADETPVPLLDPGNGKTKRAYLWAYRSNALEDQPAIIVFDFQTGRSGSHARAFLRHWQGHLMVDDYAGYKALFALGITELACLAHARRKFFDLHAANGHPIANEALTRIAKLYHIEAEGKGDSIEQRQQRRATQALPELKAMHAWLIHTRQQSADGSSLAKAIDYSLKRWSAIERYANSGHLPIDNNPIENAIRPIAIGKKNWLFAGSERAGRQAAAIQSLLATAKANGIEPLAWLKGTLEKLPTHPNSRIDELLPLPC, from the coding sequence ATGGATATCGCCACCAAACTCGCCCAATTCAACGCTGACCCCGCACTGACTCAATGGGTGATGGCGCAGTTGAATGGGGCCGGACTGGCACAGGCGGAGAAGGCTGCTTTGCAGGATCAATTACGTCGCAAGGAGCACGATCTTCACGTCAAAGAATGCAAAATTCAAGCCTTGACTTTAGAACTGGCGTATCACAAACGTCTCAAATTCAGCGCAAAAGCCGAAGCGTTTACGGTACAACAACGCGACCTGTTTTTAGAGTGCGAACAAAGCGACCTGGCTGCGATGCAGGCCGAGCTTGCCCAATTATCTTCAGCGACAACACCACGTAAGCCAAGCCCTACCGGACGTAGGCCACTGCCAGCGGAACTGCCGCGCATTGAACATCGTCATGAGCCAGAAAGCTGCACCTGCGCTCAATGCGGCAAAGACCTGATCAAGATCGGTGAAGACATCAGTGAACAACTCGACGTCGAACCAGCACGCTTCTTTGTGCATCGGCATATTCGCCCTCAATACGCCTGTCGCGCTTGTGAGACAGTCACCGCAGCAGCCATTCCCCCGGCAGTGATCGATCGTAGTCTGGCGGCACCAGGATTATTGGCATGGGTGGTAATTCAAAAATATCTCGATCACTTACCACTGTATCGGATTGAGCAAATCAGCAGTCGACACGGTGTTGGCATTGCCCGCTCCACACTGGCCGAGTGGGTAGGACGTATTGGCGTCGCCCTGCAACCGCTCAGTGACCGGTTGGCAGAAATACTCAAGCAAGGACGAGTGCTGCATGCCGACGAAACCCCGGTGCCGCTGCTCGACCCCGGCAATGGTAAGACCAAGCGTGCCTATCTATGGGCATATCGCAGCAATGCCTTAGAAGACCAGCCTGCCATCATCGTGTTCGATTTCCAAACCGGACGCAGTGGCAGTCATGCGCGCGCGTTTCTGCGGCATTGGCAAGGCCATCTTATGGTGGATGATTATGCCGGCTACAAAGCCCTGTTCGCGCTGGGCATCACCGAACTGGCCTGCCTGGCGCACGCCCGTCGCAAATTCTTCGACCTGCACGCCGCCAATGGGCATCCGATTGCCAATGAGGCACTTACACGCATTGCAAAGCTGTATCACATTGAGGCCGAGGGTAAAGGCGACAGTATCGAACAACGACAACAACGACGTGCTACACAGGCGCTGCCAGAACTCAAAGCGATGCATGCCTGGCTGATTCACACACGCCAACAGAGCGCCGATGGCAGCAGTCTCGCCAAAGCCATCGACTACAGCCTCAAACGCTGGAGCGCGATTGAACGCTACGCCAATAGCGGTCATCTGCCAATCGACAATAATCCGATTGAAAACGCCATTCGCCCTATTGCCATTGGCAAAAAGAACTGGCTCTTCGCCGGTTCTGAACGAGCAGGCCGACAAGCTGCCGCCATTCAAAGCCTGCTCGCCACCGCGAAAGCCAATGGCATAGAACCTTTGGCATGGCTTAAAGGCACACTCGAAAAATTACCGACGCATCCAAACAGCCGGATTGATGAACTGCTACCGCTGCCTTGTTAA
- a CDS encoding reverse transcriptase domain-containing protein, which yields MKLVAEKYRKLKPEIDLLTDEVVISQAWKKTHGYMRAHNWYADTLALDISALGLESNAEKWANALTKNDIELRDLELVPAAKSEPWGLDSKKGWVPLEEPKIRESKPPVRPLAHMTVRDQTWATALMMCLADAVESAQGDCSILNASLAQNQGVYSYGNRLLCDWTEQGAWFRWGNGETYRKFFTDYQNFLKRPIEIGRLVANSLSDTDHVFIVNLDLSKFYDYIDRPTLLKRLQNIAVEYGDADVCKEFWKRAKKITDWRWDVEAVDAAKKIGLELGSGLPQGLVASGFFANAYMIPFDRSVAKYIGESVPNMADVILHDYCRYVDDIRLVISAGNIDIDKIAKAINTWVGNQLKLHAGTTLKLNIKKTKLTSLSDLDNSGSLSGRIMLLQNELSGPADRDILESATAVLEGLLTSQPDDVPETTSVKGDKGLFRLVKFDHDIRLDTLKRFAANRLESVMRNKRKLTVIDKLDGQAGNLADNESELLAKKLVKAWMQDPSLGLVLRKAIEIFPSPIIIEPVLDAIFKRSSIGGGGADRSTAAMMDYLLADIFRCCVDFNGFFQRVDYPKSAAPEDLLDIAAMYAQRSVGSPNVPRFIERQALLLLATLKKPVLVDNATKTIQHSLHAILAGRPPEFQIQRLALFEVASQITGRPDAFALLLIENISPLTPDLKLSSLEEIAKRGGEFWLSVWKRLGQDSANKELIKQLDWAAPVASSDLKSKKQKLSKVIASNKNGFEHEVALVKLALGLISFAEKNSALLPLSPRDIQVAQVGHHADWEELWLPDVTSIDCTTTSKSTTNDPRFSAPPWIDASNNEHTIIYWIGSILRAAVVGGSDFTGSRWKLGTVISYKGLRTGWYKRRMGMMHSSEVLVGNYATVSTWFSELLMKCLQWPGRESTYLKSEEILGIDGLESLRKVLSKRLRLLDELYCKASRMPTLVTSISTLTKRPSFRLVTVQQLLPRSKDFSLSDRELNLPKARAENRAHIARICQLTYKTLTAKLEADNDLSKVSADLIVFPEVAVHPDDQDIIKRLADKTKSIVLAGMVFFDHNGKLVNVARWFIPDYRDSGRQWIIRDQGKANMTKDEVLLGISGYRPCQHIIEVIGAEEGPIRISGAICYDATDLNLAVDLKKKTDLFVVCAHNKDVSTFDTMAAALNYHMFQHVVVVNKGEFGGSTIQAPYKEHFDRLVSHAHGVDQISINVADLDLVAFRREHKSFKPVKTKPAGF from the coding sequence ATGAAACTCGTTGCAGAAAAGTATCGCAAACTTAAACCTGAGATTGATCTTTTAACTGATGAAGTAGTTATTAGCCAAGCTTGGAAAAAGACCCATGGTTATATGCGTGCACACAACTGGTATGCCGATACGCTTGCCCTTGACATATCTGCGCTGGGTTTAGAAAGCAATGCCGAAAAATGGGCGAATGCGCTGACGAAGAACGACATAGAGTTAAGAGATCTAGAACTTGTCCCCGCAGCCAAAAGCGAACCGTGGGGATTGGATTCGAAAAAGGGATGGGTTCCGCTTGAAGAACCAAAAATCAGAGAAAGTAAGCCTCCTGTCCGACCACTAGCACATATGACAGTTCGCGATCAGACGTGGGCAACAGCGCTGATGATGTGCCTTGCTGACGCGGTAGAAAGTGCACAAGGGGATTGTAGTATTCTCAACGCTAGCTTAGCCCAAAATCAAGGGGTATATAGCTATGGTAATAGACTGCTATGTGATTGGACCGAGCAAGGGGCTTGGTTCCGCTGGGGAAATGGCGAGACGTATAGGAAATTTTTTACTGACTATCAAAACTTTCTCAAGAGGCCAATTGAAATTGGTAGACTCGTCGCGAACAGTCTGAGCGATACCGATCATGTTTTCATTGTTAATCTGGATTTGTCAAAATTTTATGATTACATTGATCGCCCAACCTTATTAAAGCGACTTCAGAATATAGCTGTTGAATATGGCGATGCTGATGTTTGTAAAGAGTTTTGGAAGAGAGCGAAGAAGATTACTGATTGGCGCTGGGATGTTGAAGCGGTAGACGCTGCAAAAAAGATAGGCCTAGAGCTTGGATCTGGATTGCCTCAAGGATTAGTTGCATCTGGATTTTTCGCCAATGCATATATGATTCCGTTTGATAGAAGTGTCGCAAAATACATCGGTGAAAGTGTGCCAAATATGGCGGATGTAATTTTGCATGACTACTGTCGATATGTTGATGATATCCGCTTGGTGATTAGTGCAGGAAACATTGATATTGATAAGATAGCTAAAGCGATCAATACGTGGGTCGGCAACCAGTTGAAATTGCATGCTGGGACTACACTAAAGCTTAATATTAAGAAGACAAAGCTCACGTCCCTTTCTGACTTGGACAATAGTGGTAGCTTATCTGGCCGCATTATGCTCCTTCAAAATGAATTGAGTGGCCCCGCAGATCGAGATATTCTTGAAAGTGCAACTGCTGTACTCGAAGGATTGTTAACGTCTCAACCAGATGATGTACCTGAAACGACTTCTGTGAAGGGTGATAAAGGCCTCTTTCGATTGGTCAAATTTGATCATGATATTAGGCTTGATACGCTTAAACGATTTGCCGCAAATAGATTGGAATCAGTCATGCGGAACAAACGCAAACTGACGGTAATTGATAAGCTTGATGGACAAGCGGGAAATCTAGCTGACAACGAGAGCGAATTACTGGCCAAGAAACTCGTGAAAGCATGGATGCAAGACCCTTCTCTCGGCCTTGTATTGCGAAAGGCAATTGAGATTTTTCCATCGCCAATCATTATCGAACCTGTGTTAGATGCTATTTTTAAAAGAAGTAGTATAGGCGGAGGAGGGGCTGATCGGTCGACTGCCGCGATGATGGATTATTTATTGGCAGATATTTTTAGATGCTGTGTCGATTTTAATGGTTTTTTTCAACGTGTTGATTATCCGAAATCGGCCGCGCCAGAAGACCTCCTTGATATTGCAGCTATGTATGCACAGCGTTCAGTTGGCAGTCCGAACGTACCAAGATTTATTGAGAGGCAAGCTTTACTGTTGTTGGCTACATTGAAAAAACCAGTACTGGTCGACAATGCGACTAAGACTATTCAACACAGTCTTCATGCTATTTTGGCTGGACGGCCACCGGAATTTCAGATTCAGCGATTAGCACTATTTGAAGTGGCGTCGCAGATTACTGGGCGACCAGATGCATTTGCATTATTGTTGATTGAAAATATCTCCCCTTTGACTCCGGACTTGAAGCTTAGCTCGCTAGAGGAAATTGCTAAACGTGGAGGTGAATTTTGGTTGAGTGTGTGGAAACGGCTCGGGCAAGATAGTGCGAATAAGGAACTGATAAAGCAATTAGATTGGGCTGCGCCAGTTGCATCAAGTGACTTGAAATCGAAAAAACAAAAACTTTCCAAAGTTATCGCTTCAAATAAAAATGGATTCGAACACGAAGTTGCCCTGGTCAAGCTTGCCTTGGGTTTAATTTCATTTGCTGAAAAAAATTCAGCACTGCTCCCTTTGTCCCCACGTGATATACAAGTTGCTCAGGTTGGGCACCATGCAGATTGGGAAGAGCTTTGGCTTCCAGATGTGACCTCAATTGATTGCACTACAACCTCAAAATCGACGACGAATGATCCTCGGTTTTCAGCTCCACCTTGGATTGATGCCAGTAATAATGAACACACAATAATTTATTGGATTGGTTCAATTCTTCGTGCGGCGGTTGTTGGGGGTAGTGATTTCACTGGCAGTCGCTGGAAGCTGGGAACGGTGATCAGCTATAAGGGCTTGAGAACTGGCTGGTATAAGCGACGAATGGGTATGATGCATTCTTCTGAAGTGCTGGTGGGGAACTATGCAACGGTGTCAACTTGGTTCTCTGAATTGTTGATGAAGTGTCTTCAGTGGCCTGGGCGAGAGTCAACATATCTCAAGAGCGAAGAAATTTTAGGGATTGATGGCCTCGAATCGCTGAGGAAGGTATTAAGTAAAAGGCTGCGATTGCTCGATGAGCTTTACTGCAAGGCTTCCAGAATGCCGACGTTAGTTACATCAATAAGCACGCTGACAAAACGACCTTCATTTCGGCTGGTCACTGTTCAGCAATTGCTTCCACGAAGTAAAGATTTTTCTCTTAGTGATCGAGAGCTTAACTTGCCAAAAGCAAGAGCAGAAAACAGAGCGCACATTGCAAGAATCTGCCAGCTAACATATAAAACGCTCACTGCTAAACTGGAAGCTGATAACGATTTGTCAAAAGTTAGTGCTGACTTAATCGTTTTTCCCGAAGTCGCGGTACATCCCGATGATCAAGATATCATTAAACGGTTGGCTGATAAGACTAAGTCTATAGTGTTAGCAGGTATGGTATTTTTTGACCATAACGGAAAGCTGGTAAACGTCGCAAGGTGGTTTATTCCTGATTATCGCGATTCTGGACGACAATGGATTATCAGGGATCAAGGTAAAGCAAACATGACAAAGGATGAGGTTTTACTTGGGATTTCAGGCTATAGACCATGTCAACACATAATCGAAGTAATTGGTGCTGAAGAAGGACCAATACGCATCAGCGGTGCGATCTGTTATGACGCGACCGATTTAAATTTAGCGGTTGATTTAAAGAAGAAGACAGATCTGTTTGTGGTTTGCGCACACAATAAAGATGTAAGCACGTTCGATACCATGGCTGCTGCTCTTAATTATCATATGTTTCAACATGTGGTTGTAGTCAACAAGGGGGAGTTTGGTGGATCTACAATTCAAGCACCTTACAAAGAACATTTTGACCGATTAGTGTCACATGCGCATGGAGTAGATCAGATTTCTATCAATGTCGCTGACCTTGATCTGGTTGCATTTAGGCGAGAACACAAGAGCTTCAAGCCGGTCAAAACAAAACCCGCTGGATTTTGA
- a CDS encoding M48 family metallopeptidase — protein sequence MTVQLDLGGLCIDVVKKNIKNVHLSVYPPSGKVRISAPLYMELDTIRVFAISKLAWIKSQQRKILAQERETPREYLDRESHYLWGKRYLLQIVEKDATPNVELTHGKLILQLRPGTDDGRRQEILDSWYREQIKIAMPDLIAKWEPLLGVSASRIFVQRMKTKWGSCNPSLKNIRLNTDLAKKPPECLEYIVVHELAHLIEPTHNARFTALMELFMPKWRHLREELNRLPVRHEDWDY from the coding sequence ATGACTGTGCAGCTTGATCTTGGCGGCCTTTGTATTGATGTAGTAAAGAAGAACATTAAGAACGTTCATCTTAGTGTCTATCCGCCTTCCGGCAAGGTGCGTATATCAGCGCCGCTATATATGGAATTAGATACGATTCGTGTATTCGCCATCTCTAAGCTCGCATGGATCAAAAGCCAACAGCGCAAAATATTGGCACAGGAACGAGAGACTCCGCGTGAATATTTGGATCGCGAAAGTCATTACTTGTGGGGCAAGCGCTACCTTTTACAAATCGTTGAAAAAGACGCTACTCCAAACGTTGAGCTGACGCATGGCAAGCTTATCTTGCAACTGAGGCCTGGCACTGATGACGGACGTAGACAGGAAATTTTAGACTCTTGGTATCGAGAGCAAATTAAGATCGCGATGCCTGATTTGATTGCAAAATGGGAGCCGCTTTTGGGTGTGAGCGCAAGCCGCATTTTCGTGCAGCGTATGAAGACTAAATGGGGCAGTTGTAACCCAAGTCTGAAAAACATACGATTAAATACTGACCTTGCAAAAAAACCTCCTGAATGCCTTGAATATATCGTCGTGCATGAATTGGCACACTTAATCGAGCCTACTCATAACGCACGATTTACCGCACTTATGGAGCTTTTTATGCCTAAGTGGCGACACCTACGGGAGGAGTTAAATCGTTTGCCTGTGCGTCATGAGGACTGGGATTATTAA